In one Gossypium hirsutum isolate 1008001.06 chromosome D09, Gossypium_hirsutum_v2.1, whole genome shotgun sequence genomic region, the following are encoded:
- the LOC107891638 gene encoding protein RETICULATA-RELATED 1, chloroplastic — protein MSISSAPSFNLSTFSNGGANYTTTNKVIGTRAFACLKYINSIESRLKLTSPVSVHTHVLTFTNRDFSVRCVRPDSTGNTISGSLEGEKGNFDDESRVAEIGSGDRQIDDFGGGGGDNGGGGSFGGGDGGEGDSEDEREFGPILKFEDVMKEVEARGVELPPDMMEAAKRNGIRKLFLLRYLDLQESVWPLGFLIKYCSMLRNRMLADPSFLFKVGTEIVIDSGCATYAEMKKRGKDFWAEFELYFADLLVGIVVDIALVGMLAPYARFGQPSASRGLFGSFQRAASVLPSSVFEAERPGCKFSVKQRIATYFYKGVLYGSVGFGCGIVGQGIANLVMTAKRSIRKSDDDIPVPPLLKSAALWGVFLAVSSNTRYQIINGLERLVEASPVAKQVPPVAMAFTVGVRFANNIYGGMQFVDWAKWSGVQ, from the exons ATGTCAATATCATCAGCCCCAAGCTTCAACCTCTCAACTTTCTCCAATGGCGGAGCTAACTATACAACTACGAATAAGGTGATAGGGACTAGAGCTTTCGCTTGTCTTAAATATATTAATAGCATCGAATCTCGTTTGAAATTAACTTCACCAGTATCAGTTCATACGCACGTTTTAACTTTCACGAACCGCGACTTTTCGGTTCGCTGCGTTAGGCCGGATTCTACGGGGAACACAATTAGTGGTTCACTAGAAGGGGAAAAAggtaattttgatgatgaatctaGGGTTGCAGAGATTGGAAGTGGTGATCGACAGATAGATGACTTCGGCGGCGGCGGCGGAGATAATGGAGGCGGTGGTTCATTCGGCGGCGGCGATGGCGGTGAAGGTGACAGTGAAGATGAAAGAGAGTTTGGGCCAATATTGAAGTTTGAGGATGTGATGAAGGAAGTGGAAGCTAGAGGAGTGGAGCTGCCTCCAGACATGATGGAAGCTGCGAAAAGGAATGGAATCCGGAAATTGTTCCTTCTTCGTTACTTGGATTTGCAG GAATCAGTTTGGCCACTTGGCTTTTTAATAAAATACTGCTCTATGCTCCGGAACCGAATGCTCGCTGATCCTTCATTTCTTTTCAAAGTTGGAACTGAG ATAGTAATTGATTCTGGCTGCGCAACATATGCGGAAATGAAGAAAAGGGGAAAGGATTTTTGGGCAGAGTTTGAGTTGTACTTTGCCGATCTTTTGGTCGGTATAGTGGTTGACATTGCTTTGGTTGGTATGTTAGCACCATATGCTCGTTTTGGTCAACCATCTGCATCCAGAGGATTATTTGGTAGCTTCCAGCGTGCTGCCTCTGTTCTTCCTAGCAG TGTTTTTGAAGCTGAAAGACCAGGATGTAAATTCTCAGTGAAACAACGGATTGCAACATATTTTTATAAG GGTGTTTTGTATGGCTCAGTAGGGTTCGGCTGTGGTATTGTTGGCCAAGGCATTGCAAATCTGGTAATGACTGCCAAAAG GAGCATAAGGAAATCAGATGATGACATTCCTGTGCCACCTCTTCTAAAAAGTGCTGCTCTTTGGG GTGTTTTCCTCGCGGTATCTTCCAACACCCGTTATCAAATTATTAATGGATTAGAGCGTCTGGTAGAAGCATCGCCAGTGGCGAAGCAGGTTCCACCAGTTGCAATGGCCTTCACAGTAGGTGTGCGGTTTGCCAATAATATATATGGTGGTATGCAATTTGTAGATTGGGCCAAATGGAGTGGAGTGCAATAG
- the LOC107891636 gene encoding non-specific lipid-transfer protein-like: protein MASTVALKLACGVVLCLVVGAPLAEGAISCGQVISALAPCIPYVRNNGAGGVPASCCNGIRSLNEAAQSTPERQSACNCVKALAASISGINYDLTNKLPGMCGVHSPFKISPSTNCKSVK, encoded by the exons ATGGCCAGCACTGTGGCCCTCAAGCTTGCATGTGGTGTGGTCTTGTGCTTGGTTGTGGGTGCACCCCTGGCTGAAGGGGCCATAAGTTGTGGCCAAGTCATATCAGCCTTGGCACCCTGCATTCCTTACGTGAGAAACAACGGTGCTGGTGGCGTGCCTGCATCTTGCTGCAATGGGATCAGATCTCTCAACGAGGCTGCCCAATCAACTCCAGAGCGCCAATCAGCTTGCAACTGCGTCAAAGCTTTAGCTGCCAGCATTTCTGGCATCAACTATGACCTTACGAACAAACTCCCAGGCATGTGTGGGGTGCACAGCCCTTTCAAGATCAGCCCCAGCACTAACTGCAAAAG TGTCAAGTGA
- the LOC107891637 gene encoding BTB/POZ domain-containing protein At3g44820-like, with protein sequence MAPAKLSGFCKQGNDWLYNARLPSDITIIVDGVKFHLHKFPLMSKCGKIACMLEEIQSIHDRTFTTKLEEFPGGSDTFLFAAKFCYGIQVEFTA encoded by the exons ATGGCACCTGCCAAGCTTTCTGGGTTTTGTAAACAAGGAAATGACTG GCTTTACAACGCAAGGCTGCCAAGTGATATAACCATTATTGTGGATGGTGTAAAATTTCATCTTCATAAG TTTCCTCTCATGTCGAAATGTGGAAAGATTGCTTGCATGTTGGAAGAAATACAAAGTATCCATGATAGGACTTTTACCACAAAGCTTGAAGAATTCCCTGGTGGCTCCGACACTTTCTTGTTTGCAGCAAAATTCTGCTATGGAATTCAGGTGGAATTTACAGCTTGA
- the LOC107891635 gene encoding UDP-D-apiose/UDP-D-xylose synthase 2 — MATRTDLDGRPIKPMTICMIGAGGFIGSHLCEKLMSETPHKVLALDVYNDKIKHLLEPDSLPWAGRIQFHRLNIKHDSRLEGLIKMADLVINLAAICTPADYNTRPLDTIYSNFIDALPVVKYCSENNKRLIHFSTCEVYGKTIGSFLPKDSPLRQDPAYYVLKEDTSPCIFGSIEKQRWSYACAKQLIERLIYAEGAENGLEFTIVRPFNWIGPRMDFIPGIDGPSEGVPRVLACFSNNLLRREPLKLVDGGESQRTFIYIKDAIEAVLLMIENPDRANGHIFNVGNPNNEVTVRQLAEMMTKVYAKVSGETVLESPTVDVSSKEFYGEGYDDSDKRIPDMTIINKQLGWNPKTSLWDLLESTLTYQHRTYAEAIKKSIAKPSAS; from the exons ATGGCTACGAGAACGGATCTAGATGGGAGGCCAATAAAGCCGATGACGATATGCATGATCGGTGCCGGAGGCTTCATCGGCTCCCACCTTTGCGAGAAATTGATGTCGGAGACGCCGCACAAGGTGCTCGCCTTGGACGTTTACAATGACAAGATCAAGCACCTCCTCGAGCCTGACTCTCTCCCTTGGGCTGGCCGTATTCAGTTCCACCGACTTAACATCAAGCACGATTCTAGGCTCGAAGGCCTCATCAAGATGGCAGATCTC GTGATAAATCTTGCTGCCATCTGTACTCCGGCAGATTATAATACGCGTCCACTAGACACGATTTACAGCAATTTTATTGATGCACTTCCTGTG GTGAAGTACTGTTCAGAGAACAACAAGCGTCTCATTCACTTCTCTACTTGTGAAGTGTATGGAAAAACTATTGGAAGCTTTCTTCCTAAAGATTCTCCTCTCCGTCAG GATCCTGCCTACTATGTTCTTAAGGAAGATACTTCCCCCTGCATTTTTGGTTCAATTGAGAAGCAGAGGTGGTCCTATGCATGTGCTAAGCAGTTGATTGAGAGGCTTATTTATG CTGAAGGGGCAGAGAATGGCCTCGAGTTCACTATTGTGAGGCCTTTTAACTGGATTGGACCCAGGATGGATTTCATTCCTGGCATTGATGGTCCTAGTGAGGGAGTTCCCAGAGTTCTTGCATGCTTTAGTAAT AATCTCCTACGTCGTGAACCACTTAAGCTTGTGGATGGTGGCGAATCTCAGAGAACttttatatacataaaggatgctATTGAAGCTGTTCTCTTGATGATT GAAAATCCAGATAGGGCCAATGGCCATATTTTCAATGTGGGTAACCCGAACAATGAAGTCACAGTTAGGCAACTTGCTGAAATGATGACTAAG GTCTATGCCAAGGTTAGTGGAGAAACTGTGCTGGAGTCTCCAACAGTTGATGTCAGCTCCAAGGAATTTTATGGTGAGGGTTATGATGATAGTGACAAGAGAATTCCAGACATGACCATAATAAACAAACAACTCG GTTGGAACCCCAAGACATCCCTTTGGGACTTGCTCGAATCTACCCTAACCTACCAACACAGGACTTATGCCGAGGCTATTAAGAAATCTATAGCAAAACCTTCTGCATCCTAA
- the LOC121203248 gene encoding BTB/POZ domain-containing protein At3g44820 produces the protein MTDEYGEDNLLLKAESFFHKNVLHNWKDCVLALQSCESCMPRAEKLHILQKCLNAVSTMVCTDPSLFGWPMMMYGSLQSPGGSILWNGINTGAKIRSAESDWWFEDISYFSVGVFERLIKTMKARGIRSEYLAGAVMYYARKYLPGLGRWQSRPSSKARTVASFSSTPAAVDQRDLLENIEKLLPEKKGKSFCRFLLGLLRVASILGVNQTCLDSLARRIGMQLELASLDGLLIPSFSNSDTLYDTDCVERIIHHFMSSESGLTLFSPPSLDLLSSPSFEPLRKVARLIDNYLAEVASDVNLKPGKIRSLAEVLPDSSRTLHDGLYRALDIYFKAHPWLSDREKEVLCNIIDYGKLSIDACAHASQNKRLPLRVVLQVLFFEQLHLRTALAGCLNVLEAESAPTGQGIAPTEIAGNVTATGETGQRIVRRDGWVTIVRENQVLKVDMERMRSRVGELEDEVSKIKREMKKVKKSRSSLSSPCIVAGKFGCKPLSKSSDSQTDVVGSTGPTPRPSFEHPRSSHHSRHRKSLPLFRDLTHGS, from the exons ATGACAGATGAGTATGGGGAAGATAATTTACTTTTGAAGGCGGAAAGTTTCTTCCACAAAAATGTACTTCACAACTGGAAGGATTGTGTATTGGCTTTGCAAAGTTGCGAATCATGCATGCCAAGGGCAGAAAAGCTCCACATATTACAGAAATGTCTGAATGCTGTATCTACGATGGTTTGTACGGATCCGAGTTTGTTTGGTTGGCCCATGATGATGTATGGTAGCCTCCAGAGCCCCGGTGGAAGCATTCTATGGAATGGAATAAACACTGGGGCAAAAATACGAAGTGCAGAATCTGACTGGTGGTTCGAAGACATCTCTTATTTCAGTGTAGGTGTGTTTGAAAGACTTATCAAAACAATGAAAGCAAGGGGTATTAGATCTGAATATCTAGCTGGTGCTGTAATGTACTATGCCAGAAAGTATCTACCAGGTCTGGGCCGATGGCAGAGTAGACCGAGTAGCAAAGCCAGGACAGTCGCGAGTTTTAGCTCGACTCCTGCTGCTGTTGATCAAAGGGATTTACTGGAAAACATCGAAAAGCTTCTCCCAGAAAAGAAGGGCAAGTCATTCTGCCGTTTTTTACTTGGACTTCTTCGTGTTGCATCAATATTAGGTGTCAATCAGACATGCCTGGATTCTTTGGCGAGGAGAATAGGAATGCAACTCGAGCTGGCTAGCCTTGATGGTCTTTTGATTCCTTCTTTCTCGAATTCGGATACTCTATATGATACTGATTGCGTTGAACGGATCATCCATCATTTTATGTCATCCGAATCAGGGTTAACATTATTTTCCCCACCATCATTAGACCTCTTATCCTCACCATCATTTGAGCCCTTAAGAAAAGTTGCTAGATTAATTGATAATTATCTTGCCGAAGTTGCTTCTGATGTAAATTTGAAACCAGGAAAGATACGTTCTCTTGCAGAGGTCCTTCCAGACTCTTCTAGAACTTTGCACGATGGGCTGTACAGAGCACTTGACATCTATTTCAAG GCACACCCTTGGCTTTCTGATAGAGAGAAGGAAGTCCTTTGCAACATCATCGACTATGGGAAACTCTCCATCGATGCCTGTGCCCATGCTTCCCAAAACAAAAGATTGCCACTCAGAGTTGTTCTCCAAGTCTTGTTCTTTGAGCAATTGCATTTAAGAACGGCTTTAGCTGGTTGTCTCAATGTCTTGGAAGCTGAAAGTGCTCCTACGGGTCAGGGGATTGCCCCAACGGAGATAGCTGGTAATGTGACTGCCACTGGTGAAACCGGCCAGCGGATTGTTCGAAGAGATGGATGGGTGACAATTGTACGTGAAAATCAAGTTTTAAAAGTGGATATGGAAAGGATGAGGTCTAGGGTTGGAGAACTTGAAGACGAGGTCAGTAAAATAAAGCGAGAAatgaaaaaagtgaaaaaatcaCGTAGCTCACTGAGTTCCCCCTGTATAGTTGCTGGGAAATTCGGATGCAAGCCTCTTTCAAAATCCTCAGATTCTCAAACGGATGTTGTTGGCAGCACAGGACCAACTCCAAGACCATCATTTGAGCATCCACGTTCTTCCCATCATTCCAGGCATCGAAAAAGTTTACCCTTGTTCCGAGATTTAACACATGGAAGCTAA